From the Candidatus Zixiibacteriota bacterium genome, the window CCACAAGAATCGTTTGTCGATTTCCATCATCGCGTAGGGGGCGGCCCTGTGTCGCTCCACTGCAAGTCACCCTTTGTCCGCGCTCAGGGCGACACCGTTCCGTTTATAGCCTGCATGCCACTTTTTCCTTTGATCCGCACGTAACCGGCCTTATTTATGGTGCATGAAAATTCCGTTCGTCAAGTACCACGCCCTGGCCAACGACTTTCTCGTAATTGAAGCCGCACAAGTCCGTGTGCCCAAAGCACGGTTGGGCCGTTTGGCTCGTACAATCTGTAACCGACGTAGCGGGGTAGGCGCCGACGGTATTCTGTTTCTGTCTACGTATCGCGGAAATCGCCGGGTCGATGTGTACAATGCCGATGGTTCCTGGGCGGAGAAATCCGGCAACGGACTGAGAATTGCCGCCATGCACGAATACTTGAAAAATAGGCGGCGGCGACGGTTCGAAATCATAATGAACGATCAGATGCATCAGGCCCAGGTTCTGGAGGGTTTCGACAACGGTGCGTTGATTACCACGCAACTCGGTTCGCCGACTTTCGAAACCAAGCGGATTCCGATGAAAGGCAAACGGCGGGTGATGATCAATGCACCTTTGAAGGTAGGCGGAGTCCAGTTCCCGGTAACTTGTTTGGCCGTCGGTAACCCGCATGCGGTTCTGCCGGTCGATGATTTCGACTTTGATTGGCAGACCCTGGGGGCGGAGATCGAAACTCACCCGTCCTTTCCGCGCGGAACCAATGTGGAATTCGTGCGGGTAGTTTCTCGCAGGAGGATCGACCTGGCTGACTGGGAAAGAGGCGCCGGGGCCACCGGTTCTTCCGGGACCGGGGCGGCGGCCGCGGTGTGCGCGATGGTCATGTTGGGAGCGGTCGAGCGAGAGTGTGCCGTTTATTTCGACACCGGCAATCTGAAAGTTCATTGGCGCCGTGAATCCGACCTTATCGAATTGACCGGTCCGGTCGATTACATTGCCAAAGGAGAGTTCGTGTCGCCATGATAACTTTGGCCGAAGTACGTAAGTTTGGCAAGAAGGGAAACGTGATCCCCGTGTACAGCCGCATCCCGGCCGACATGGATACGCCGGTATCAGCCTTTATCAAACTGGCCGGGGGCAAGAAAGATTCGTTCCTGTTGGAATCAATCGAGGGAGCCGAGAAACTGGCTCGATATTCATTTGTCGGATTCGAGCCTTTTCTGGTGGTGGAAGGTGACGGTGAGAAGGTAACACTTCGACAGGGACAGAAAGTCCAGCGGGTTGAGGCCGATCCGCTCGATTTTGTCAAACAGCTTTTCTCAGTATATAAGCCGGTCAAGGTTGAGGAACTTCCTCGCTTCACCGGGGGTGCGGTCGGGTATCTTTCCTACGACACCGTTCGCTGGCTGGAGAAGCTTCCCGACGACAATCCGGCTGAGATAGATTTGCCGATGATGCGATTCGCGCTATACGACAAGATCATAGCCTTCGATCATTTGAGGCAGGAGATATTGATAATAGTCAACGTCCTGCACAACACCGGTGAGCCCGGTCTGAAGAAGAAGTACGATGCGGCCATCGACACGATTGAACGTCTGACGCAGAAGCTGCAAACCAGCACCAGCCGAACCCGACAGGCAAAAGTCGCCGGCGGTACCGTGGTGCCGCATTACGAGCAACCCGAGTTCGAGAAAATGGTGCGACGCGCTAAGATGCACATACGAGAGGGAGATATCTTCCAAGTGGTGTTATCTCAGCGCTGGCACGTTGATTCGCCGTGTTCGTCGCTGGACGTCTACCGGCGGCTGCGGCGAATCAACCCTTCGCCGTACATGTTCCTTTTGAATTTCGGCAGAAACGCCGTGATCGGTGCTTCACCGGAGATGCTGGTACGTGTGGAAAGAGGCGGGATAGAAACGCGACCGATAGCCGGTACCCGCCCGCGCGGCAAAGATGAACGAGCTGACGAAAAGATGATTGCGGATTTGCTGGCCGACCCAAAGGAGGTGGCCGAGCATACCATGCTTCTGGACCTCGGTCGCAACGATCTGGGTCGGGTGAGTCGCGCCGGATCGGTAACCGTGCGGGAACAGATGGTGATCGAAAAATATTCCCATGTAATCCATCTGGTCAGTTCGGTCGTTGGTGCTTTGAAGAAAGGGGTGAGCCCGGTGGATGGTCATTCGGCCTGCTTCCCGGCCGGGACGGTTTCCGGTGCGCCCAAGATTCGGGCTATGGAGATCATCGACGAACTGGAGAAAGAGCGGCGAGGTATCTACGCAGGATCGATAGCCTATCTTGATTTTTGGGGCAATCTCGATTCCTGTATTGCCATTCGCACCATTGTCAAAAAGAACAAACGGTTCTACGTACAGGCCGGTGCGGGTATCGTGGCCGATTCCAAACCCGCCCGTGAGTTTCGTGAAACCGAAGCCAAGGCGCGAGCGCTCATAGAAGCCATTGTTGGAGGTGACTCGGCGTGATTCTGCTCCTGGACAATTATGACTCTTTCACCTATAATCTGTTGCAGTATCTGGCCGAACTTGGCGCCCAGGTGCAAGTGTTTCGCAACGATGCAATCACCGTCAAAAAAGTGCAGCGCATGAAGCCCGAGGGCATCGTTCTGTCGCCGGGACCGGGTCGTCCCGAGAACTCCGGTATCATGAACGACCTGGTGGCCAGCATGGCCGGAACGACACCGATACTGGGGGTCTGTCTGGGGCATCAGTCTATCGCACAGGTTTACGGTAGCAAAATCACCTACGCGCCGCGCTTGATGCACGGCAAGACATCGGAGATTCATCATAATCAGGCCACTCTGTTTAAGGGTCTGCCGTCGCCCTTCGTGGCCACGCGCTACCATTCGTTGATGATCGACGTTGACAGTTTGCCGGATGAATTGAAATTGACGGCGTGGACGGACTCGGGCGTGGTGATGGGCATTGAGCACGAAAAGATACCTCTCTACGGTGTGCAGTTTCATCCCGAATCGATTCTGACTCGCTGCGGCATGGACCTGCTTAAGAACTTCCTGGAGAGTCTGTAAATGTTGAAACCACATTTGCAGAAGGTGCTCACCGGTGCCCACCTTTCGATGCACGAAGCTTCCCAAGCCCTGGATACTATCATGGATGGTCAAGCTACGCCGGCTCAGATTGCCGGTTTGCTCATCGCGCTCAAGCAGAAAGGTGAGACGGCCGATGAAGTGGCCGGGTTTGTGACGTCTATGCGTCAACATGCCGTTCGAATAACGCTTAACGACCCGGCGGCGGTCGATGGTTGCGGTACCGGTGGTGATGGCGCCCACACTTTCAACATCTCGACAGCCGCAGCCATAGTGACGGCGGCTGCGGGCGTAACGGTGGCCAAGCACGGTAATCGTTCGATTAGTTCCAAGTGTGGCTCGGCCGATTTGCTGGAAGCGGCCGGTGGAAACATCGACCCCGGTCCTGAGACCGTTCAGAGCAATATCAATCAAGTCGCGTTTGGATTCATGTTTGCGCCCAAGTTTCACCCGGCTATGAAGCATGCCGCCGGTCCCCGCAAGGAGTTGGGCATTCGCACGGTTTTCAATATCCTGGGACCGATGTCGAATCCGGCCGGTGTCAAACGGCAGGTCATAGGCGTTTACGACCAGACACTGATGCCGCTGTTTGCCGATGTTCTTGAAATGACCGGTTCCGAGCACGTCATCATCGCCCATGCCCGCGACGGGTTGGACGAGTTTTCGGTGGTCGCACCGACCGACTATATTGAGCTGCGTGGTGGTGAACGCTCGCGAAACGTCCTCGAACCGGAGCAGGTTGGACTTGTGAACCATGAACCCGATTCGCTGCGAGGTGGCGACGCCGCCCAAAACGCATCTATGCTGAGTCGGTTGCTCACGGGTGAACCGTCAGCTTGTCGTGACGCGGTGGTCCTAAACGCCGGGGCGATGATTTACGTTGGTGGGAAATCTGTTTCTATCGCTGAAGGTGTCGCCCGAGCGCAATCTGTAATAGACAACGGTAGTGCGCGCAGTGCTTTCGACGCCTGGCTCCGGGCTTCCAACACCTGATGACAACGGTCCCACCGCCAAGCGATCCGTCCGGTAGCTCTCTTTCGGTTGCAGCTCGTGTTCGCCGTGGCGTGGCAGATTACTCCCATCATCTGGGGTTGTTCAGTCGCAACGCCCGTTTGTACCTTTTCGGTTCTTTTCTTATGGGCATCAATTTCCAGGTGTTCATGCTACTGTTAAATCTACTATTGAAAGAAATCGGCTACGTGGAAGGTGACATCGGGCTGGTTGCATCTTCGCGTGCCGTCGGCATGTCGGTGATAGCCATACCGGCCGGGATACTGTTGAGTCGAGTACGGTTGAAACCGATCCTGATGGCCAGTTGTGTGCTGTTTGCGTTTTTCTCCTATTTCATGGCCTCCGTACAACAACTGGCTTTGCTCCTTTGCTTTTCGACTCTGAGTGGGATGGCCTTTTCGTTCTACCGGGTGGCGGCCGGACCGTTCTACATGCGCAACTCGACACCCACCGAGCGCACCCATCTTTTCTCATTTTCTTTCGGCACCAATCTGCTGGCCGGGATAATGGGAGCAGCCGGCGCCGGGCGTCTGGCGGCCATGATTGGCGAACGATCCGGCGATATGATCTGGGGTTACCAATGCACGCTGTATATCGGTATTGGTGTAAGTCTGCTGGCTTTGATACCGTTCATGTTGATCAGATCGGCTCCACCATCCAAAGAGGAAAATCGAATAACCCTTACGCGGGCGCAGTTTCGCAAACGAGGACGTTTCTACGGGAAAGTGTTCGCCACCAATTTCATGATCGGAATGGGGGCGGGTCTGATCATCCCGTTTTTGAATTTGTATTTTCGTGATCGATTCAACCTTGCGCCGGACACCATCGGACTGTACTACTCTATAGTGCACGGTTCGATGCTGATCGGGTCGCTGGCCGGGCCGGTGCTGGTGAAACGCCTGGGCCTGGTGCGCACGGTGGTGATAACTCAGGTTTTATCGATACCGTTTATGGCGGTATTGTCGTATACATTCTGGTTACCGCTGGCTTTTGTGGCCTTCGTGCTGCGCGGCGGTCTGATGAACCTGGGTGTGCCGCTGGTGACCAACCTTGGCATGGAACTGGCGGAGAAAGAAGAACAAGGCCTCACAGGAGCCCTTCTGATGGTTGGATGGACCTCATCGTGGATGGTGTCCACAGCTGTTGGAGGATGGTTGATCGAGCATTATGGATACACTCTCACCATGAACCTGACCATCGCTGTATATTTGCTTTCGACGGGCATCTTTTTCTGGATGTTCCGCCGGGCCGAAGTCAAAAACGGCAACGGTCGCGGATGGCAGTTTGTTCGCGAGGTGTCGGCATGAGAGACATACTGGAGGAGATAGCTGCCAACAAAAGGCTGGAAGTTGAAGTACTTAAAAGCCAGTTACCGATCACAACTCTGGAACAAGAGATAGGTGCCAGAGGGACAAACGCCTTCCGCAACGCACTTGCAGAGCCCTCAGCAATTCACATTATCGCTGAAATGAAAAAGGGTTCGCCCTCGCGCGGCCTGATAGCGCCCGACTTTGATCCGGCAGCGCTGGCCGACAAATATCACCAGGGGGGAGCCGCAGCCCTGTCTGTGTTGACCGAGAACAAATACTTCTATGGACGGTACGAGCACATTGCGCTGGCGGCCGACTTGACCGCGTTGCCCGTACTGTGCAAAGATTTCGTAGTCGATCCCTATCAACTTTATCATGCCGCGTATATTGGCGCCGCTGCAGTGCTGCTCATAGTTCGTTTGCACTCGATCGAGTCGCTGAGAGAACTGATAGGTCTGGCCGAGCATTTGGGGCTGGACTGTTTGGTTGAGACGCACAACGAGGAAGAAGTTGCGGTGGCGCTGGAGGCCGGGGCGACGATCATCGGGGTCAATAATCGCAATCTCTCAGATTTTACGGTCGACCTGGCCGTGTCCGAATGGCTGGCCCCACTCATACCGGACGAAGTCATCAAAGTGTCCGAGTCGGGTATCTTCGAAGCCGCTGACATCGTGCGGCTCAGACAGGCCGATTACACACGATTCCTGATCGGAGAAGCACTGGTGCGCGCCGCCGATCCGGTCCGGCTTCTGCAAACTTTGAGGTCGGCATGACCTCATTTCGAGTCAAGGTATGCGGTATCACTCGCCCCGGGGATGGCCTCATGGCGACCGAGGTGGGTGCAGAACTGATCGGGATGATCTTCTATCGTCGCTCGCCCAGGTTCGTTCAGCCACATGAGGCCGAGGCGATTATTAGTGAGCTTCCTCGAGCCGTGGCGCGGGTCGGTGTGTTTGTCGACGAGCCGGTTCAGTCGCTGCTGGAATTGGCCGTTCGTCTTGACTTGGATTATGTCCAGTTGCACGGTAATGAAAGCGACGACCAGATTGATCAGGTTCGTCGAGAAGGGTTTGAGGTTATCAAGGCATTCCGTATCCTTGGTTTGGCCGACTGGGAGAGTCTCTACTCAAGTAGCGCCGATCTGGTGATGGTCGACAATGCCACGGCCGAACTAAAAGGGGGGACCGGACGGACTTTTGATTGGTCTATCGAGCCGCCGCGACCGGTGACGAACTTGGTTTTATCCGGCGGGTTGACGGTCGATAATATAGAAGATGGTGTCGCTCGCTTCGATCCGGCCATCGTAGATGTGAATTCCGGGGTGGAATCGTCGCCCGGTGTCAAGTCGAAGGCCATGTTGATCGAGTTTATGGGAAAGTGTG encodes:
- the dapF gene encoding diaminopimelate epimerase, with translation MKIPFVKYHALANDFLVIEAAQVRVPKARLGRLARTICNRRSGVGADGILFLSTYRGNRRVDVYNADGSWAEKSGNGLRIAAMHEYLKNRRRRRFEIIMNDQMHQAQVLEGFDNGALITTQLGSPTFETKRIPMKGKRRVMINAPLKVGGVQFPVTCLAVGNPHAVLPVDDFDFDWQTLGAEIETHPSFPRGTNVEFVRVVSRRRIDLADWERGAGATGSSGTGAAAAVCAMVMLGAVERECAVYFDTGNLKVHWRRESDLIELTGPVDYIAKGEFVSP
- the trpE gene encoding anthranilate synthase component I, translated to MITLAEVRKFGKKGNVIPVYSRIPADMDTPVSAFIKLAGGKKDSFLLESIEGAEKLARYSFVGFEPFLVVEGDGEKVTLRQGQKVQRVEADPLDFVKQLFSVYKPVKVEELPRFTGGAVGYLSYDTVRWLEKLPDDNPAEIDLPMMRFALYDKIIAFDHLRQEILIIVNVLHNTGEPGLKKKYDAAIDTIERLTQKLQTSTSRTRQAKVAGGTVVPHYEQPEFEKMVRRAKMHIREGDIFQVVLSQRWHVDSPCSSLDVYRRLRRINPSPYMFLLNFGRNAVIGASPEMLVRVERGGIETRPIAGTRPRGKDERADEKMIADLLADPKEVAEHTMLLDLGRNDLGRVSRAGSVTVREQMVIEKYSHVIHLVSSVVGALKKGVSPVDGHSACFPAGTVSGAPKIRAMEIIDELEKERRGIYAGSIAYLDFWGNLDSCIAIRTIVKKNKRFYVQAGAGIVADSKPAREFRETEAKARALIEAIVGGDSA
- a CDS encoding aminodeoxychorismate/anthranilate synthase component II; translated protein: MILLLDNYDSFTYNLLQYLAELGAQVQVFRNDAITVKKVQRMKPEGIVLSPGPGRPENSGIMNDLVASMAGTTPILGVCLGHQSIAQVYGSKITYAPRLMHGKTSEIHHNQATLFKGLPSPFVATRYHSLMIDVDSLPDELKLTAWTDSGVVMGIEHEKIPLYGVQFHPESILTRCGMDLLKNFLESL
- the trpD gene encoding anthranilate phosphoribosyltransferase codes for the protein MLKPHLQKVLTGAHLSMHEASQALDTIMDGQATPAQIAGLLIALKQKGETADEVAGFVTSMRQHAVRITLNDPAAVDGCGTGGDGAHTFNISTAAAIVTAAAGVTVAKHGNRSISSKCGSADLLEAAGGNIDPGPETVQSNINQVAFGFMFAPKFHPAMKHAAGPRKELGIRTVFNILGPMSNPAGVKRQVIGVYDQTLMPLFADVLEMTGSEHVIIAHARDGLDEFSVVAPTDYIELRGGERSRNVLEPEQVGLVNHEPDSLRGGDAAQNASMLSRLLTGEPSACRDAVVLNAGAMIYVGGKSVSIAEGVARAQSVIDNGSARSAFDAWLRASNT
- a CDS encoding MFS transporter; translation: MTTVPPPSDPSGSSLSVAARVRRGVADYSHHLGLFSRNARLYLFGSFLMGINFQVFMLLLNLLLKEIGYVEGDIGLVASSRAVGMSVIAIPAGILLSRVRLKPILMASCVLFAFFSYFMASVQQLALLLCFSTLSGMAFSFYRVAAGPFYMRNSTPTERTHLFSFSFGTNLLAGIMGAAGAGRLAAMIGERSGDMIWGYQCTLYIGIGVSLLALIPFMLIRSAPPSKEENRITLTRAQFRKRGRFYGKVFATNFMIGMGAGLIIPFLNLYFRDRFNLAPDTIGLYYSIVHGSMLIGSLAGPVLVKRLGLVRTVVITQVLSIPFMAVLSYTFWLPLAFVAFVLRGGLMNLGVPLVTNLGMELAEKEEQGLTGALLMVGWTSSWMVSTAVGGWLIEHYGYTLTMNLTIAVYLLSTGIFFWMFRRAEVKNGNGRGWQFVREVSA
- the trpC gene encoding indole-3-glycerol phosphate synthase TrpC; this translates as MRDILEEIAANKRLEVEVLKSQLPITTLEQEIGARGTNAFRNALAEPSAIHIIAEMKKGSPSRGLIAPDFDPAALADKYHQGGAAALSVLTENKYFYGRYEHIALAADLTALPVLCKDFVVDPYQLYHAAYIGAAAVLLIVRLHSIESLRELIGLAEHLGLDCLVETHNEEEVAVALEAGATIIGVNNRNLSDFTVDLAVSEWLAPLIPDEVIKVSESGIFEAADIVRLRQADYTRFLIGEALVRAADPVRLLQTLRSA
- a CDS encoding phosphoribosylanthranilate isomerase, whose amino-acid sequence is MTSFRVKVCGITRPGDGLMATEVGAELIGMIFYRRSPRFVQPHEAEAIISELPRAVARVGVFVDEPVQSLLELAVRLDLDYVQLHGNESDDQIDQVRREGFEVIKAFRILGLADWESLYSSSADLVMVDNATAELKGGTGRTFDWSIEPPRPVTNLVLSGGLTVDNIEDGVARFDPAIVDVNSGVESSPGVKSKAMLIEFMGKCDRIRNAK